From Drosophila virilis strain 15010-1051.87 chromosome X, Dvir_AGI_RSII-ME, whole genome shotgun sequence, the proteins below share one genomic window:
- the Him gene encoding mediator of RNA polymerase II transcription subunit 15 yields MGVIYKILKQQRQQQQQQQQQQQHQHQRHQQIIKVELNTATKCKVQAAIKQRQLQRLEEQRQEQRVQQEHDDALAEQQLQQLCRFLAENAARKKRQCLKLQYDYNQGAYAEQPATHSPATTHDMDLLMEQLSTCSEDAGKATATATATATAKVPSDEPRVSILLKIRHQIFERKRQRQRQLAELVKQRLVVWRPW; encoded by the exons ATGGGTGTCATTTACAAAATACTAAAACAgcaacgccagcagcagcagcagcagcaacagcagcagcagcatcagcatcagcggcACCAGCAGATCATCAAAGTGGAGCTGAACACGGCCACCAAGTGCAAGGTGCAAGCAGCCATCAAGCAGCGCCAACTGCAGCGGCTTGAGGAGCAGCGGCAGGAGCAGCGCGTGCAGCAGGAGCACGATGATGCACTtgccgagcagcagctgcagcagctctgCCGTTTTCTCGCCGAGAATGCGGCACGCAAAAAG CGTCAGTGCCTAAAGCTGCAGTATGATTATAATCAGGGCGCGTATGCGGAGCAGCCTGCAACACACTCGCCGGCAACGACTCACGACATGGATCTGCTCATGGAGCAGCTGAGCACGTGCAGCGAAGACGCGGGCAAagcaacggcgacggcgacagcgacggcaACAGCGAAGGTACCGTCGGATGAGCCACGAGTTAGCATCTTGTTGAAGATTCGCCATCAGATCTTTGAGCGCAAGCGACAACGGCAGCGCCAACTGGCGGAGCTGGTGAAGCAGCGTTTGGTGGTTTGGCGACCATGGTAA
- the LOC6631840 gene encoding probable G-protein coupled receptor B0563.6 isoform X1: MITRLYNTEEDPAYCSFIWGANLTSSNDLVLGTTANSTHIYANDLRDDLYADVEDPRTESLREYCYGLMLPVICALGIIGNVLNLIVLTRRNMRGTAYIYMRAYSTAALLAIVFAIPFGIRMLVHKDRGQWEEFGPAFYTAHLELFLGNGCLGVGVMMLLVLTIERYVSVCHPGFTRPVMGPPGVVVFLTCFATFIIYLPSIFRGELIKCMLTSNNVYVYLRRDNNIYQRTIFYSVYKIMLEVIFKLIPTVLIAGLNLRIMLVYRRTCERRRQMVLTRANYVKDDDPRKFAEERRLFLLLGSTSILFLLCVSPMAILHMTIASEVLPSFPFQVFRALANLLELINYSITFYIYCLFSEDFRNTLMRTIKWPWLKSKLCHQVDEVSASPPATATAAVCNPVCPPLHTDTDHKGRSNGTIR, from the exons ATGATAACAAGACTATACAATACCGAAGAGGATCCCGCCTACTGCTCATTCATCTGGGGCGCGAATCTCACCAGCAGCAATGACCTCGTCCTGGGCACCACCGCCAATTCGACCCACATTTATGCCAACGACTTGCGAGACGACTTATATGCG GACGTGGAGGATCCGCGCACCGAATCTCTACGCGAATACTGCTACGGCCTCATGTTGCCCGTCATCTGCGCCCTGGGCATCATTGGCAATGTGCTCAACCTAATTGTTCTCACACGTCGCAATATGCGCGGCACCGCCTACATCTACATGCGAG CCTACTCCACGGCCGCACTGCTTGCCATTGTCTTTGCCATACCCTTTGGCATACGCATGTTGGTGCACAAGGATCGCGGACAGTGGGAGGAATTCGGACCGGCATTCTATACGGCACATTTGGAGCTTTTCCTTGGCAATGGTTGTTTGG GCGTTGGTGTGATGATGCTATTGGTGCTGACCATCGAGCGGTATGTGTCCGTCTGTCATCCGGGATTTACTCGACCCGTGATGGGTCCACCAGG CGTGGTTGTGTTTCTCACCTGTTTCGCAACATTCATCATCTACTTGCCGAGCATCTTCCGAGGCGAACTGATCAAATGTATGCTGACATCGAACAACGTTTACGTGTACTTACGGCGGGACAACAACATCTATCAGCGCACCATCTTCTACTCGGTGTACAAGATAATGCTGGAGGTGATATTCAAGCTGATACCGACGGTTTTGATAGCGGGCCTCAATTTGCGAATCATGTTGGTTTATCGTCGCACTTGCGAGCGTCGCCGCCAAATGGTCCTCACCAGGGCGAACTATGTGAAGGACGACGATCCTCGTAAGTTTGCCGAAGAGCGACGTCTATTTCTGTTGCTTGGCAGCACATCGATTCTGTTCCTACTCTGCGTCTCGCCCATGGCCATACTACATATGACAATTGCATCGGAAGTGTTGCCCAGCTTTCCGTTTCAGGTGTTTCGGGCGCTGGCCAACCTGCTGGAGTTGATCAACTATTCGATAACGTTCTATATTTACTGTCTGTTCAGTGAGGACTTTCGCAACACTTTGATGCGCACCATCAAGTGGCCGTGGCTGAAGAGCAAGCTGTGCCACCAGGTGGATGAGGTGAGTGCTAGTCCGCCAGCTACGgccactgctgctgtttgtaaTCCAGTTTGCCCGCCCcttcacacagacacagaccaTAAAGGGCGTTCCAATGGTACGATTCGATAA
- the Hesr gene encoding enhancer of split m3 protein: MSTHEQGLPVGAVSRSHQYRKVMKPLLERKRRARINRYLDELKQLIVEVVQLDEETLSKLEKADILELTVHHLHRQLKAAIIPRQSEGPIHLETWHSFQHFAFGSQQCILEVVRFLHPHDMQLNSKFLRAMQQLMPARPESFWRPW, translated from the exons ATGTCAACGCATGAACAGGGCTTACCGGTGGGCGCAGTGTCGCGTTCGCATCAGTATCGCAAGGTCATGAAGCCGCTGCTCGAGCGCAAGCGGCGAGCGCGTATCAACAGATACCTGGACGAACTGAAGCAGCTCATAGTGGAGGTTGTGCAATTG GATGAGGAGACGCTGTCCAAGCTGGAAAAGGCTGACATACTGGAGCTGACTGTGCATCATCTACACAGACAGCTCAAGGCCGCTATCATCCCCAGGCAGAGTGAGGGGCCTATCCACTTGGAGACATGGCACAGCTTTCAGCACTTTGCATTTGGATCTCAACAGTGCATTCTAGAGGTGGTACGATTTTTACATCCTCATGACATGCAGCTCAATAGCAAGTTCCTAAGGGCTATGCAGCAGCTGATGCCAGCTAGACCAGAAAGTTTTTGGCGACCCTGGTAG
- the LOC6631840 gene encoding probable G-protein coupled receptor B0563.6 isoform X2 translates to MITRLYNTEEDPAYCSFIWGANLTSSNDLVLGTTANSTHIYANDLRDDLYADVEDPRTESLREYCYGLMLPVICALGIIGNVLNLIVLTRRNMRGTAYIYMRAYSTAALLAIVFAIPFGIRMLVHKDRGQWEEFGPAFYTAHLELFLGNGCLGVGVMMLLVLTIERYVSVCHPGFTRPVMGPPGVVVFLTCFATFIIYLPSIFRGELIKCMLTSNNVYVYLRRDNNIYQRTIFYSVYKIMLEVIFKLIPTVLIAGLNLRIMLVYRRTCERRRQMVLTRANYVKDDDPRKFAEERRLFLLLGSTSILFLLCVSPMAILHMTIASEVLPSFPFQVFRALANLLELINYSITFYIYCLFSEDFRNTLMRTIKWPWLKSKLCHQVDETQTIKGVPMVRFDKVTLRNHHITTTSGIGRSSSI, encoded by the exons ATGATAACAAGACTATACAATACCGAAGAGGATCCCGCCTACTGCTCATTCATCTGGGGCGCGAATCTCACCAGCAGCAATGACCTCGTCCTGGGCACCACCGCCAATTCGACCCACATTTATGCCAACGACTTGCGAGACGACTTATATGCG GACGTGGAGGATCCGCGCACCGAATCTCTACGCGAATACTGCTACGGCCTCATGTTGCCCGTCATCTGCGCCCTGGGCATCATTGGCAATGTGCTCAACCTAATTGTTCTCACACGTCGCAATATGCGCGGCACCGCCTACATCTACATGCGAG CCTACTCCACGGCCGCACTGCTTGCCATTGTCTTTGCCATACCCTTTGGCATACGCATGTTGGTGCACAAGGATCGCGGACAGTGGGAGGAATTCGGACCGGCATTCTATACGGCACATTTGGAGCTTTTCCTTGGCAATGGTTGTTTGG GCGTTGGTGTGATGATGCTATTGGTGCTGACCATCGAGCGGTATGTGTCCGTCTGTCATCCGGGATTTACTCGACCCGTGATGGGTCCACCAGG CGTGGTTGTGTTTCTCACCTGTTTCGCAACATTCATCATCTACTTGCCGAGCATCTTCCGAGGCGAACTGATCAAATGTATGCTGACATCGAACAACGTTTACGTGTACTTACGGCGGGACAACAACATCTATCAGCGCACCATCTTCTACTCGGTGTACAAGATAATGCTGGAGGTGATATTCAAGCTGATACCGACGGTTTTGATAGCGGGCCTCAATTTGCGAATCATGTTGGTTTATCGTCGCACTTGCGAGCGTCGCCGCCAAATGGTCCTCACCAGGGCGAACTATGTGAAGGACGACGATCCTCGTAAGTTTGCCGAAGAGCGACGTCTATTTCTGTTGCTTGGCAGCACATCGATTCTGTTCCTACTCTGCGTCTCGCCCATGGCCATACTACATATGACAATTGCATCGGAAGTGTTGCCCAGCTTTCCGTTTCAGGTGTTTCGGGCGCTGGCCAACCTGCTGGAGTTGATCAACTATTCGATAACGTTCTATATTTACTGTCTGTTCAGTGAGGACTTTCGCAACACTTTGATGCGCACCATCAAGTGGCCGTGGCTGAAGAGCAAGCTGTGCCACCAGGTGGATGAG acacagaccaTAAAGGGCGTTCCAATGGTACGATTCGATAAGGTGACTTTGCGTAATCATCACATCACCACCACATCTGGCATTGGACGTTCGAGCAGCATATAG